A single region of the Duganella sp. BuS-21 genome encodes:
- a CDS encoding YceI family protein produces MTHTKFIVFTIASLLLGACSQLPASAPETAPETASTTTPVATPATRTQTPARTLALAKPPAPAAVPAAPATGKQLQIDSAGSLIVVTVRRSGMLARLGHDHVVASHAITGTVSPSQNRADFTFRLDQMKIDEADLRQVAGLEKQPSADAIAGTRQNMLTKVLDAERYPLVSVQAKRSAAGQPLQVAITLHGVTRTLSVPVDLREENGTVAVKGAFTLKQSDFGIAPFSVMAGALSVQDQLELRFDLKAK; encoded by the coding sequence ATGACGCACACAAAATTTATCGTTTTCACCATCGCCAGCCTGCTGCTGGGCGCCTGTTCGCAGCTGCCGGCATCGGCACCTGAAACTGCGCCTGAAACTGCGTCGACCACCACGCCAGTCGCTACGCCGGCCACACGGACGCAGACGCCGGCACGAACGCTCGCACTGGCAAAACCGCCTGCACCCGCAGCGGTGCCTGCCGCACCAGCCACGGGCAAGCAGCTGCAGATCGACAGCGCCGGTTCGCTGATCGTCGTCACGGTGCGGCGCAGCGGCATGCTGGCGCGGCTGGGCCATGACCACGTAGTGGCCAGCCATGCGATCACCGGCACGGTCTCGCCATCGCAAAACCGCGCCGATTTCACCTTCCGTCTCGACCAGATGAAAATCGATGAAGCTGACCTACGCCAGGTCGCAGGCCTGGAGAAGCAGCCATCGGCGGACGCCATCGCTGGAACGCGGCAAAACATGCTGACCAAGGTGCTGGACGCGGAACGCTATCCGCTGGTAAGCGTGCAGGCGAAGCGCAGCGCCGCCGGCCAGCCGCTGCAAGTCGCCATCACGCTGCACGGCGTCACGCGCACGCTGTCGGTTCCCGTCGATCTGCGCGAGGAAAACGGTACAGTGGCGGTCAAGGGCGCATTCACCCTGAAGCAAAGCGACTTTGGCATCGCCCCATTCTCCGTCATGGCCGGCGCTTTGTCCGTGCAAGACCAACTGGAATTGCGCTTCGACCTGAAGGCCAAATAG
- a CDS encoding LysE family translocator — protein sequence MLISPEQFIGFLSAALLITISPGPDNLMVLSVGMSRGRRQGMMFGLGCALGCLSHTVLATLGVGALIKASPMAFGALKILGGLYLIWLGYGALRSRGGARVEGAGLPDESLLKLFTKGLFANAINPKVVLFFLSFLPQFVVAERGDAGWQTAQLGLLFTAQAVVLFGLLGYFSGAVGTWINRTPSAGKWMDRVAGTIFVGLGLRLIFVR from the coding sequence TTGCTAATCTCACCAGAACAGTTCATAGGATTTCTCAGCGCCGCGCTGCTGATCACGATTTCGCCCGGCCCCGATAATCTGATGGTGCTCAGCGTCGGCATGTCGCGCGGGCGGCGCCAGGGCATGATGTTTGGCCTGGGCTGTGCGTTGGGCTGCCTGAGTCACACCGTGCTGGCGACGCTGGGCGTGGGGGCGTTGATCAAAGCCTCGCCGATGGCGTTTGGCGCCTTGAAGATATTGGGCGGCCTGTATCTGATCTGGCTCGGATACGGCGCCTTGCGCAGCCGTGGCGGCGCGCGCGTGGAAGGTGCCGGCTTGCCCGATGAAAGTTTGCTCAAGTTGTTCACCAAAGGCCTGTTCGCGAATGCGATCAATCCGAAGGTGGTGTTGTTCTTCCTGTCGTTCCTGCCGCAGTTCGTGGTGGCGGAGCGCGGTGACGCCGGCTGGCAAACCGCGCAACTGGGCTTGCTGTTCACGGCGCAGGCAGTGGTGCTGTTTGGTTTGCTGGGCTACTTCTCGGGCGCCGTTGGGACGTGGATCAACCGCACGCCAAGCGCCGGCAAGTGGATGGATCGCGTGGCCGGTACGATCTTCGTGGGTCTCGGCCTGCGCCTGATTTTCGTACGCTGA
- a CDS encoding ATP-binding protein, with product MIHSLTANLHRYVLLLLLAICIDAGAAPVALTGPGIDLAKAGQLYVDGGEPYPLDATGLPGMLAKLKPASGVDLLGGSYWLYAELRNDGPQPHWVIDPNDTLIDIVDIQVYGEDGSIHQMLTGYRQPHAYMLHYGRDIDLQPGQRYHVLIRFSSPYYARSPVFSVLQRPAYQQLVANENVLIIGSIGALLALTVFNFFIYSITRERSSLYYSLYVLCYAVAWGMTFHVSADLFGWHNLHWHYVPFFLLPVLSTLFYATFLRLKETAPLLHKLSRINLVLPLLMLPSCFIALSYAHTIATVVITIWMVMALTSGIVVWRRGYYPARFFVLGFVALMVPGLLILPANVGLIPAVVANAQLFTLLGGTLDGVLLAFALADQIRLLRNNLEQRVNERTAELTEAKEHAEIVSRHRIDFLSAMSHDIRTPLAGVIGMIKFAMRDQLLQGRTQEYLRIGLHNGESLLAILNDILDFSKIDAGRLTVETVDFDLIALIDDAIGILQQQADAKSLLLRYELALDLPRYVRGDPTRLRQILLNLLGNAIKFTDRGEVRLDAAALQAADGRTSVSFDISDTGPGIPPETLPRLFRKFEQADHSTTRRYGGTGLGLAICKELVELMGGSIAAESRVGAGSTFSFTLPLSLGIAPAIDPSQLPRKDHHAYRLRVLCAEDVRTNQIIVSTLLEGMGHDIRIVENGLQALHALSSAAYDLVLMDGRMPMMDGEQAARLIRAGGSEDYRVLDPGIPIIALTANASDHDRARYLAVGMDGFLSKPVDERLLYDQVEKVIAQHLSRGRQLRPTDATRLATARMDALDQQFGVDSAPATAGTRPAPDAVHIMPLAGLSHKHMQRITQAFLDEAPRRLETARAAVVAGNSGAAAAAIHALKGSAGYLNSTHLHSLCHAMEAAATSGDLTQVNAMLPDVEAALDKACTDLRSAA from the coding sequence ATGATCCACAGCCTCACCGCGAACCTGCATCGCTACGTTCTGCTACTGCTGCTGGCCATCTGCATCGATGCCGGCGCGGCACCAGTCGCCCTCACCGGGCCGGGTATCGATCTCGCCAAGGCCGGCCAACTGTATGTCGATGGCGGCGAGCCCTATCCGCTCGATGCCACCGGCCTCCCGGGTATGCTTGCAAAGCTGAAGCCTGCATCGGGCGTCGACCTGCTGGGCGGCAGCTACTGGCTGTATGCGGAACTGCGCAACGACGGCCCGCAGCCGCACTGGGTGATCGACCCGAACGACACGCTGATCGACATCGTCGACATCCAGGTCTACGGTGAAGATGGCAGCATCCACCAGATGCTGACCGGTTACCGCCAGCCGCACGCCTACATGCTGCACTACGGCCGCGACATCGACCTGCAGCCGGGCCAGCGCTATCACGTGCTGATACGCTTCTCCAGTCCCTACTATGCGCGCTCGCCGGTGTTCTCGGTGCTGCAGCGGCCCGCCTACCAGCAACTGGTGGCGAACGAAAACGTGCTGATTATCGGCTCCATCGGCGCACTGCTGGCGCTCACCGTGTTCAACTTCTTCATCTACTCGATCACGCGCGAGCGTTCGTCGCTGTACTACTCGCTGTATGTGCTGTGCTATGCCGTCGCGTGGGGCATGACCTTCCACGTGTCGGCCGACTTGTTCGGCTGGCACAACCTGCACTGGCACTACGTGCCGTTCTTCCTGCTGCCGGTACTGAGCACGCTGTTCTACGCGACCTTCCTGCGCCTGAAGGAAACCGCGCCGCTGCTGCACAAGCTAAGCCGCATCAACCTGGTGCTGCCACTGTTGATGCTGCCCAGCTGCTTCATCGCGCTCAGCTATGCCCACACCATCGCCACGGTGGTGATCACGATCTGGATGGTGATGGCGCTCACCAGCGGCATCGTGGTCTGGCGGCGCGGCTACTACCCGGCGCGCTTCTTCGTGCTGGGCTTCGTGGCGCTGATGGTGCCGGGCCTGTTGATCCTGCCCGCCAACGTGGGCCTGATACCGGCCGTGGTGGCCAATGCGCAGCTGTTCACGCTATTGGGCGGCACGCTGGACGGCGTGCTGCTGGCGTTCGCCCTCGCCGACCAGATCCGACTGTTGCGCAACAACCTCGAACAGCGCGTCAACGAACGCACGGCGGAGCTGACGGAGGCCAAGGAGCACGCGGAAATCGTCAGCCGCCATCGCATCGACTTCCTGTCGGCGATGAGTCACGACATCCGCACGCCGCTGGCCGGGGTGATCGGCATGATCAAGTTCGCCATGCGCGACCAATTATTGCAAGGGCGCACGCAGGAATACCTGCGCATCGGCCTGCACAACGGCGAGTCGCTGCTGGCCATCCTCAACGACATCCTGGACTTCTCCAAGATCGACGCCGGCCGGCTCACGGTGGAAACCGTGGACTTCGACCTGATCGCGCTGATCGACGACGCCATCGGCATCCTGCAGCAGCAGGCCGACGCCAAGAGCCTGCTGCTGCGCTACGAGCTGGCGCTGGACCTGCCGCGTTATGTACGCGGCGATCCGACCCGCCTGCGCCAGATCCTGCTTAACCTGCTGGGCAACGCCATCAAGTTCACCGACCGTGGCGAGGTGCGGCTGGACGCCGCCGCGCTGCAGGCTGCGGACGGGCGCACCAGCGTCAGCTTCGACATCAGCGACACCGGTCCCGGCATCCCGCCTGAAACGCTGCCACGCCTGTTCCGCAAATTCGAGCAAGCCGACCACTCGACCACGCGCCGCTACGGCGGTACCGGGCTGGGACTGGCCATCTGCAAGGAGCTGGTGGAGCTGATGGGCGGCTCGATCGCGGCCGAGAGCCGGGTCGGCGCCGGCTCCACCTTCAGCTTCACGCTGCCGCTGTCGCTCGGCATCGCGCCGGCCATCGATCCTTCGCAGCTACCGCGCAAGGACCATCACGCCTACCGCCTGCGGGTGTTGTGCGCGGAGGACGTGCGCACCAACCAGATCATCGTCAGCACGCTGCTGGAGGGCATGGGGCACGACATCCGCATCGTCGAAAACGGCCTGCAGGCCTTGCACGCCTTGAGCAGCGCCGCCTACGACCTGGTGCTGATGGACGGACGCATGCCGATGATGGACGGCGAGCAGGCCGCGCGCCTGATCCGCGCCGGCGGCAGCGAAGACTATCGCGTGCTCGATCCGGGCATCCCGATCATCGCGCTGACGGCCAACGCCAGCGATCATGACCGCGCGCGTTACCTGGCGGTGGGGATGGACGGCTTCCTCAGCAAGCCGGTGGATGAACGGCTGTTGTACGACCAGGTGGAAAAAGTGATTGCCCAGCACCTGAGCCGTGGCCGCCAGCTGCGCCCAACCGACGCCACGCGGCTGGCGACGGCGCGCATGGACGCGCTGGACCAGCAATTCGGCGTAGATTCGGCGCCGGCGACGGCGGGCACGCGACCGGCGCCGGATGCGGTGCACATCATGCCGCTGGCCGGGCTATCGCACAAACACATGCAGCGCATCACGCAAGCCTTCCTGGACGAAGCGCCACGGCGGCTGGAGACGGCGCGTGCGGCGGTCGTGGCCGGCAACAGCGGCGCGGCGGCGGCGGCCATCCACGCACTCAAAGGCAGCGCCGGCTACCTCAACTCGACGCACCTGCACTCGCTCTGCCACGCGATGGAAGCGGCCGCCACCTCGGGCGACCTGACGCAAGTGAACGCCATGCTGCCGGACGTCGAAGCCGCTCTCGACAAAGCCTGCACCGACCTGCGCAGCGCCGCCTGA
- a CDS encoding XRE family transcriptional regulator: MDINLLIARRVRELRDNQGLSLDALATRSGVSRSNISLIERGESSPTAAVLDKLASALGVALAALFEDKGAPQDAPSPLARVAEQPVWTDPASGYMRRSLSPAVPSPLQLVDVVFPAGQRVAYDSVPHNADIHQQVWMIEGTMDISVGEQHWRLEAGDTLAMRLDRHIVYRNPTGRQARYLVALTTQAMPANRRNP, from the coding sequence ATGGACATCAACCTTTTGATTGCCCGCCGTGTGCGGGAACTACGCGATAACCAGGGCCTCTCGCTTGACGCCCTGGCGACGCGCAGCGGCGTCAGCCGCTCCAATATCTCGCTGATCGAACGCGGCGAGAGCAGCCCCACCGCCGCCGTGCTGGATAAACTGGCCAGCGCGCTCGGCGTGGCGCTGGCCGCGCTGTTCGAGGACAAGGGTGCGCCGCAAGACGCGCCCTCGCCGCTCGCGCGCGTGGCCGAGCAGCCGGTGTGGACCGATCCGGCCTCCGGCTACATGCGCCGCAGCCTGTCGCCGGCCGTGCCTTCTCCGCTGCAACTGGTGGACGTGGTGTTCCCCGCCGGCCAGCGGGTAGCTTATGACAGCGTGCCGCACAATGCCGACATTCATCAGCAGGTGTGGATGATCGAAGGCACGATGGACATCAGCGTCGGCGAACAGCACTGGCGCCTGGAGGCCGGCGATACGCTGGCCATGCGCCTCGACCGTCACATCGTCTATCGCAATCCCACGGGCCGACAGGCGCGCTACCTGGTCGCGCTGACTACGCAAGCCATGCCGGCGAACCGGAGAAACCCATGA
- a CDS encoding GNAT family N-acetyltransferase: protein MTATSSITVRRVSAEEALHDATRGEPLAAALTDILINCVEGGASVSFMLPLPRTHALAFWRGALEGAARGERVLLVAETGDGRIVGTVQLVTAQPDNQPHRADVAKMLVHRDARRQGVAAQLLTAVDQAARAEKKTVLVLDTVTGSDAERLYQRAGWQLVGVVPNFALMPDGAYCGTTFFHKQLPV from the coding sequence ATGACCGCCACGTCCTCCATTACCGTGCGCCGCGTCAGCGCGGAAGAAGCCCTGCATGACGCCACGCGCGGCGAGCCGCTGGCCGCCGCACTCACCGACATCCTGATCAACTGCGTGGAAGGCGGCGCCTCGGTCAGCTTCATGCTGCCGCTGCCGCGCACACATGCGCTGGCGTTCTGGCGCGGCGCGCTGGAAGGCGCAGCGCGCGGCGAGCGTGTGCTGCTGGTGGCGGAAACCGGAGACGGCCGCATCGTCGGTACCGTGCAACTGGTCACCGCCCAACCGGACAATCAGCCGCACCGCGCCGACGTCGCCAAGATGCTGGTGCACCGCGACGCCCGCCGCCAAGGCGTAGCCGCACAGTTGCTGACCGCCGTCGACCAGGCCGCGCGCGCGGAGAAAAAAACCGTGCTGGTGCTCGACACCGTCACCGGCAGCGATGCCGAGCGGCTGTACCAGCGCGCCGGTTGGCAGTTGGTCGGCGTGGTGCCCAATTTTGCACTGATGCCGGACGGCGCCTACTGCGGCACGACCTTTTTTCACAAACAACTGCCGGTGTAA
- a CDS encoding phosphohydrolase — MARSQPEHRAWVRMPSGRRLDLLDPTPFDWDDSDLALGLARTYRWGGHSAWPLPLSVAQHSLTVMHVRAAACAAAGLTLSPISALRELLHDAEEGLLGFDCLSPLKPFMGDAFSALTLKLEAAVFLRYGLPRWTPKEHAAHKLADRLAAASEAVHVAGWSAQEVQQTLKITVPPLSDDPLHAIYGGTAWEPWPPALAARRFLEQLDRLKTQVS, encoded by the coding sequence ATGGCCCGATCACAACCTGAACACCGCGCCTGGGTGCGCATGCCATCCGGCCGCCGGCTGGACCTGCTCGATCCCACGCCTTTCGACTGGGACGACAGCGATCTCGCGCTCGGCCTCGCCCGCACCTACCGCTGGGGCGGACATTCCGCCTGGCCATTGCCGCTATCGGTGGCGCAGCATTCGCTCACCGTGATGCACGTGCGCGCTGCAGCCTGCGCCGCCGCCGGCCTCACGCTATCGCCCATCTCCGCCCTGCGCGAACTGCTGCACGACGCCGAAGAAGGCCTGCTCGGCTTCGACTGCCTGTCGCCGCTGAAACCCTTCATGGGCGACGCCTTTAGCGCCCTGACATTAAAACTGGAAGCCGCCGTGTTCCTGCGCTACGGCCTGCCGCGCTGGACGCCCAAGGAGCACGCCGCCCACAAACTGGCCGACCGCCTGGCCGCCGCCAGCGAGGCGGTGCACGTGGCCGGCTGGTCGGCGCAGGAAGTCCAGCAAACCTTGAAGATCACCGTACCGCCGCTGAGCGACGACCCGTTGCACGCCATCTACGGCGGCACTGCCTGGGAACCATGGCCGCCCGCCCTCGCCGCCCGCCGCTTTCTGGAACAGCTCGACAGACTGAAAACGCAGGTATCATAA
- a CDS encoding response regulator transcription factor, whose amino-acid sequence MHTASIVIADVHPLIRAGMASLIESDGKFTLLGQASNGSQAVEMCERLQPDLLLMDLNMPDCDGVEAIGRIRARQPHAKVIILSGHDGEDDVDRSMRAGAHAYMLKNAALADLMTCIHAVLQGRKFMMPELALKLASRIHGNQLTPRERDILVYLASGMSNKLIARAADIGVGTVKFHVKSIMAKLNVCTRTEAAMVAAKRGLVHLN is encoded by the coding sequence ATGCATACCGCCTCTATCGTCATCGCCGATGTTCACCCGCTGATCCGCGCCGGCATGGCCTCCCTGATTGAATCCGATGGCAAGTTCACGCTGCTCGGCCAGGCCAGCAACGGCAGCCAGGCGGTCGAGATGTGCGAGCGCCTGCAGCCCGATCTGCTACTGATGGACCTGAACATGCCCGATTGCGACGGCGTCGAAGCCATCGGCCGCATACGCGCCCGTCAGCCGCACGCCAAGGTCATCATCCTCAGCGGCCACGACGGCGAGGATGATGTCGACCGCAGCATGCGTGCCGGCGCCCACGCCTACATGCTGAAAAACGCTGCGCTGGCCGACCTGATGACCTGCATCCACGCGGTGCTGCAAGGCCGCAAGTTCATGATGCCGGAACTGGCGCTCAAACTCGCCAGCCGCATCCACGGCAACCAGTTGACGCCGCGCGAACGCGATATCCTGGTGTACCTGGCCAGCGGCATGAGCAACAAGCTGATTGCGCGCGCCGCCGACATCGGCGTCGGCACGGTCAAGTTCCACGTCAAGAGCATCATGGCCAAACTCAACGTCTGCACCCGCACGGAAGCGGCCATGGTGGCGGCCAAGCGCGGCCTGGTGCATCTGAATTAA
- a CDS encoding alpha/beta hydrolase, with the protein MSHSKLKVDSVTTEDGTRIHFKDWGSGPAVVFSHGWPLQGDAWEDQMIFLASKGYRVIAHDRRGHGLSSQPWKGNDMDTYADDLATLLNALDIKQATLVGHSTGGGEVARYIGRHGTARVAKAVLVGAVPPQMLKTETNPDGLPLAVFDGIREGVLKDRSQFFKDLTIPFYGYNRPGAKESQGVRDTFWLQGMQCGIKNAYDCIKQFSETDFTEDLKKIDVPTLIVHGGDDQIVPIGASAHAAVKLVKNATLKVYEGAPHGLPTTHKDQLNADLLDFLQSK; encoded by the coding sequence ATGTCCCATAGCAAACTGAAGGTCGACAGCGTCACCACCGAAGACGGCACCCGCATCCACTTTAAAGACTGGGGCAGCGGCCCGGCCGTCGTCTTCAGCCACGGCTGGCCGCTGCAGGGCGACGCCTGGGAAGACCAGATGATCTTCCTGGCCAGCAAAGGCTACCGCGTGATCGCCCACGACCGCCGCGGTCACGGCCTGTCGAGCCAGCCATGGAAGGGCAACGACATGGATACCTACGCCGACGACCTGGCCACCCTGCTCAACGCCCTCGACATCAAGCAAGCCACCCTGGTCGGCCACTCCACCGGCGGCGGCGAAGTGGCGCGTTACATCGGCCGTCACGGCACCGCGCGCGTGGCCAAGGCAGTGCTGGTGGGCGCCGTGCCGCCGCAGATGCTCAAGACGGAAACGAATCCGGACGGCCTGCCGCTGGCGGTGTTCGACGGCATCCGCGAAGGCGTGCTGAAGGACCGCTCGCAGTTCTTCAAGGACCTGACCATCCCGTTCTACGGCTACAACCGTCCGGGCGCCAAAGAGTCGCAAGGCGTACGCGATACCTTCTGGCTGCAAGGCATGCAGTGCGGCATCAAGAACGCGTATGACTGCATCAAGCAATTCTCCGAGACCGACTTCACCGAAGACCTGAAGAAGATCGACGTGCCGACCCTGATCGTGCATGGCGGCGACGACCAGATCGTGCCGATCGGCGCTTCGGCCCATGCCGCCGTCAAGCTGGTGAAGAACGCCACGCTGAAAGTGTACGAAGGTGCGCCGCACGGCCTGCCGACCACCCACAAGGACCAGTTGAACGCCGACCTGCTGGATTTCCTGCAGTCGAAGTAA
- a CDS encoding ATP-binding protein, protein MASLAHHPDLRPARINALGEFAASIAHEVKQPLAAVKLNAEACMKLLERDPPRISEACAALRVVLLASVAAGDMVRSLQSMACQRAPLRTTFFLDDAVRDVLQLLRGELRQHGLALHEQLTLDSVQLQADRVQLMQVMMNLLMNAIEALKEVDADRRAITLRTALVDGAAHISVEDKGPGIPAALTERIYAPWFSTRPDGTGMGLAICNSIVQAHGGRLWHTSDHHGTAFHLSFKEYTLWTPSRS, encoded by the coding sequence ATGGCCAGCCTTGCTCACCATCCCGACCTACGCCCGGCCCGCATCAATGCGCTGGGCGAATTCGCCGCCTCCATCGCCCATGAAGTGAAGCAGCCGCTGGCGGCCGTCAAGCTCAACGCCGAAGCCTGCATGAAGCTGCTGGAACGCGATCCGCCCCGCATCAGCGAGGCGTGCGCCGCCTTGCGCGTGGTGTTGCTGGCCAGCGTGGCGGCCGGCGATATGGTCCGCAGCCTGCAAAGCATGGCCTGCCAGCGCGCACCTCTGCGCACCACCTTCTTCCTCGACGATGCCGTGCGCGACGTGCTGCAACTGCTGCGCGGCGAGCTGCGCCAGCACGGCCTCGCCCTCCACGAGCAGTTGACGCTCGACAGCGTCCAGCTGCAAGCCGACCGCGTACAGCTGATGCAGGTCATGATGAATTTGCTGATGAACGCCATCGAGGCGTTGAAGGAGGTCGACGCCGATCGACGCGCCATCACGCTGCGCACGGCGCTGGTCGATGGCGCCGCGCACATCAGCGTGGAAGACAAGGGCCCCGGCATACCGGCAGCGCTGACGGAACGCATCTACGCACCGTGGTTCTCGACACGGCCGGACGGCACCGGCATGGGCCTGGCGATCTGCAACAGCATCGTCCAGGCCCATGGCGGGCGCCTATGGCACACGTCGGATCACCACGGCACAGCTTTTCACCTCAGCTTCAAGGAGTACACCTTATGGACCCCATCTCGATCCTGA
- a CDS encoding response regulator transcription factor: MDPISILIADDHPLILAGLSTLLGAMPEFRLVAQATDGLQAVALYRQHRPDVVIMDLGMPHLNGVDAIEQIRAEDASASVVILTTHQGDEDVYRGLRAGAKAYLLKDGATDQLVDCLRTVASGQQYLPAAVASKLAERKAGSQLSRRELEILAHLATGKSNKMIARSADIEVGTVKFHVNNILAKLNVASRTEAATVAARRGLLSVF; this comes from the coding sequence ATGGACCCCATCTCGATCCTGATCGCGGACGATCACCCCCTGATACTGGCCGGCTTGAGCACGCTGCTCGGCGCCATGCCGGAATTCCGCCTGGTGGCGCAAGCGACCGACGGCCTGCAGGCGGTGGCGCTGTACCGCCAGCACCGCCCGGACGTGGTCATCATGGACCTCGGCATGCCGCACCTGAACGGCGTCGACGCCATCGAGCAGATCCGCGCCGAGGACGCCAGCGCCAGCGTCGTCATTCTCACCACCCACCAGGGCGATGAGGACGTCTACCGTGGCCTGCGCGCGGGCGCCAAGGCCTATCTGCTGAAGGACGGCGCCACCGACCAGTTGGTCGATTGCCTGCGCACCGTGGCCAGCGGCCAGCAATACCTGCCTGCCGCCGTCGCCAGCAAGCTGGCCGAACGCAAGGCCGGCAGCCAGCTGTCGCGACGCGAGCTGGAAATCCTGGCCCATCTCGCCACCGGCAAAAGCAACAAGATGATCGCGCGCAGCGCCGACATCGAAGTCGGCACCGTGAAATTCCACGTCAATAACATCCTGGCCAAGCTCAATGTTGCAAGCCGCACCGAAGCCGCCACCGTGGCGGCCCGGCGCGGCCTGCTCAGCGTGTTCTGA
- a CDS encoding hydrolase: MSNPKLEVLTPKNSQLIFIDHQPQMAFGVQSIDRQVLKNNTVGLAKAAKVFNIPTTITTVETEAFSGHTYPELLDVFPDQEILERSSMNSWDDQKVRDALKANGRKKVIVAGLWTEVCNTTFALCAMLEGDYEIYMVADASGGTSKEAHDQAMARMVQAGVVPVTWQQVLLEWQRDWAHRETYDAVMAIVREHSGAYGMGVDYAYTMVHKAPERTSSTHKVLAPVPAK, from the coding sequence ATGAGCAATCCTAAATTAGAAGTCCTGACCCCGAAAAACAGCCAGCTGATCTTCATCGATCATCAGCCGCAGATGGCGTTCGGCGTACAGTCGATCGACCGTCAGGTGCTGAAGAATAATACCGTGGGTCTGGCCAAGGCCGCCAAGGTATTCAACATTCCAACCACCATCACCACCGTCGAAACCGAAGCCTTCTCGGGCCACACCTATCCTGAACTGCTGGACGTGTTCCCGGACCAGGAAATCCTGGAGCGTTCGTCGATGAACTCCTGGGACGACCAGAAAGTACGCGATGCGCTGAAAGCCAACGGCAGGAAGAAAGTGATCGTGGCCGGTCTGTGGACCGAAGTCTGCAACACCACCTTCGCCCTGTGCGCCATGCTGGAAGGCGACTACGAAATCTACATGGTGGCCGACGCCTCCGGCGGCACCTCGAAGGAGGCGCACGATCAGGCCATGGCGCGCATGGTGCAGGCCGGCGTGGTGCCGGTGACCTGGCAGCAAGTGCTGCTGGAATGGCAGCGCGACTGGGCGCACCGCGAAACCTACGATGCCGTGATGGCCATCGTGCGCGAACACTCGGGCGCCTACGGCATGGGCGTGGACTACGCCTACACCATGGTGCACAAGGCGCCGGAACGTACCAGCAGCACCCACAAGGTGTTGGCGCCGGTGCCAGCGAAATAA
- a CDS encoding PAS domain-containing protein has product MNQNDDDTDWMIEDEAQPGSQLRNAGAGASGPPPWRVLIVDDDVDVHVVTKFSLSNACFLGRRLSFLHAYSGEEALNVLRNTPDIALVLLDVIMETSDAGLHVARQIRDQLHNNLVRIVLRTGQPGQALEHSIILDYDINDFWCKTDLTTRKLFTTVISSLRAYAGLEEAHCRTLSLQGELEQAQRLLAAVDQHAVLMTLDEHGRIATVNDKLCAAFQFSREELTGADLRLLHPSSYPQDQLADALQALKDGEAWTDVVTGWRRDGQEVRLRITATGDQGGAIIVGSVLQALKKPL; this is encoded by the coding sequence ATGAATCAGAACGACGACGATACCGATTGGATGATAGAAGACGAAGCGCAGCCGGGCAGCCAGCTGCGCAACGCCGGCGCCGGCGCGTCGGGGCCGCCGCCGTGGCGCGTACTGATCGTGGATGACGATGTCGATGTCCACGTGGTCACCAAATTCTCGCTCAGCAATGCCTGCTTCCTGGGGCGGCGCCTCAGTTTCCTGCACGCCTACAGCGGCGAAGAAGCGCTCAACGTGTTGCGCAATACGCCGGACATCGCCCTGGTGCTGCTGGACGTCATCATGGAGACCAGCGACGCCGGCCTGCATGTGGCACGGCAGATCCGCGACCAGCTGCACAACAACCTGGTGCGCATCGTGCTGCGCACCGGCCAGCCCGGACAGGCGCTGGAACACAGCATCATCCTCGACTACGACATCAACGATTTCTGGTGCAAGACCGACCTCACCACGCGCAAGCTATTCACCACGGTGATTTCGTCGCTGCGCGCCTATGCGGGCCTGGAAGAGGCACATTGCCGCACGCTGAGCCTGCAAGGGGAGCTGGAGCAGGCGCAACGCCTGCTGGCGGCGGTGGATCAACACGCGGTGCTGATGACGCTCGATGAGCACGGCCGCATCGCGACGGTCAACGACAAGTTATGCGCGGCCTTCCAGTTCAGCCGCGAGGAATTGACCGGCGCGGATCTCCGTCTGCTGCATCCCTCGTCCTACCCGCAGGACCAACTGGCCGACGCTTTGCAGGCGCTGAAGGATGGCGAAGCCTGGACCGACGTCGTCACCGGCTGGCGGCGCGATGGCCAGGAAGTTCGCCTGCGCATCACCGCCACCGGCGATCAGGGCGGCGCCATCATCGTCGGCAGCGTGTTGCAGGCGCTCAAGAAGCCGCTTTAA